From the Cohaesibacter sp. ES.047 genome, the window AACGCAATGCCCTGCCGGGCAGTGGATGATGGGCGCGGATGACGGTGCTGTCGATCATTTGAACCTGATTTGGTGCGGCGCCACTCTCGTTCAGCGCCTCAAGAACCATTTCCCAGAGACCCGCCAAAGTCCAGCGTCGGAATTGGCGATAGACCGACGACCATTTGCCGAACTCCTCAGGCAAGTCACGCCACTGTGCTCCAGTACGAGCAATCCAGAAGACCCCGTCAAGAACCAAGCGATGATCTCCCGCCGGGCGACCGCACGACCACGAATCGAGTGCATGAAAGGTTCGAAAAATGCCCATTCCGCATCGCTCATAGTCAATCGCGCCAACATAGCCTCCTTGAAAGCTATCTTGAATCATATCTCAGCTGATTTGGGAAACCAGTTTGTCAACAGATCCTAGAGCATGCTCTGATCAGTCGATTTGGAACACTTGGTCGTGTCGATCGGGAATTCCAGCTCCGCTCTGACAATGGATTGGTTTTTACCAGCAGGCACTTCACAGCCATGGTTCGAAGTTATGGTCTCAAACAGGAGTTCATAACTCCGCATTACCCGCAACAGAATGGAATGGTCGAACGTGTTATCAGAACAATGAAAGAACAATGCTTTCACAGACACCGCTTCGAAACCATTAAACATGCAAATCGGGTTATAAGCGATTGGATTGCCTTTTACAATAATTACCGCCCGCACCAAGCACTCGCCATGCGGACACCCGCTGAGGCATTCAAATTAGCAGCATAAACTGTGCAGATTCCGATGGGTCAATACAGCCGTCCCTTGTGGTCGACAACCGCTTGAACAGGCAGTTCGAAGTCGAGGCGGTGGAGCTTATGTCGAGTCTGGTGTTTGAAGATTTTTCAAGCAGCGGCTTTTTGTTGGGGTGATGCCATTGACGCCCTCAGTGGCGTCGGCGAGGTGAGCGAAGCTGCGAAGCTGCGAAGCTTGTGAGGTGGTCTTAGGCTGTAAATGCATAAAAGTTGTTTGTTTTTTTGTTTTGTTTGTGATTTAAGGACTTTAGGTGGTTGATCCCATACGAATTTATCTGGGACTATGGAGAATTTTGTGCCCTGGCGTGGTAACTCTAATATGAGGAGACCCACGTATGAGCATCGACAAAGCCCTTTTGGATCATCTGATGGAAGGCCGCAAAGCGGGCGATCTGTTCGGAGAGGACGGGATTCTGCAAGAACTGACCAAGGCGCTGGCCGAACGAGCCCTGAGCGCCGAACTGGACGAGCATCTGACCGAAGAACGCGCCGATGCGCCGCCTGAAGGCGCGAACCAGGCGCCAAATCGTCGCAATGGCCGCAGCCAGAAGACGGTGACCACCGACAGCGGGAAGGTCATTCTCGACATTCCCCGTGACCGCAACGGCAGCTTTGATCCTCTGCTGATCGCCAAGTATCAGCGCCGCTTTCCCGAGTTCGACACCAAGATCATCAGCATGTACGCGCGCGGGATGACGACCCGCGAGATCCAGGGGCATATCGAGGATATCTATGGTATAGAGGCGTCCCCGAGCCTGATTTCGGCGATCACCGATGCCGTGATGGAGGAAGTGACCGCCTGGCAGAACCGCCCGCTGGAACCGTGTTATCCGATTGTGTTCATGGACGCGATCCGGGTCAAGATCCGCACCGACGGCGTGGTTCTGAACAAGGCGGTTTTTGTGGCCCTGGCTGTTCTCCCGGACGGCACCCGCGACGTTCTGGGGCTTTGGTTCCAGGCCAATGAGGGTGCCAAGTTCTGGGCTAAAGTTCTCAGCGATCTGCGCAACCGTGGCGTTCAGGACATTCTCATCGCCGTCGTGGACGGTCTGAAGGGCTTCCCCCAGGCCATCGAGGCAGCCTTTCCT encodes:
- a CDS encoding integrase core domain-containing protein, with amino-acid sequence MVRSYGLKQEFITPHYPQQNGMVERVIRTMKEQCFHRHRFETIKHANRVISDWIAFYNNYRPHQALAMRTPAEAFKLAA
- a CDS encoding IS256 family transposase, with protein sequence MSIDKALLDHLMEGRKAGDLFGEDGILQELTKALAERALSAELDEHLTEERADAPPEGANQAPNRRNGRSQKTVTTDSGKVILDIPRDRNGSFDPLLIAKYQRRFPEFDTKIISMYARGMTTREIQGHIEDIYGIEASPSLISAITDAVMEEVTAWQNRPLEPCYPIVFMDAIRVKIRTDGVVLNKAVFVALAVLPDGTRDVLGLWFQANEGAKFWAKVLSDLRNRGVQDILIAVVDGLKGFPQAIEAAFPQTQVQTCIVHLLRHSMSFASYKDRKAVAAALKAVYTAVDAAAAETALAEFENSDLAAKYPAIAPSWRRTWNEVIPFLDYPPQVRRLIYTTNAIEALNSKIRRAVRSRGHFPSDEAAAKLIYLALNATSVEWKRSVREWHSVKSQFAIMFEDRFQMA